The Pyrococcus kukulkanii genome contains a region encoding:
- a CDS encoding chemotaxis protein CheC: MAENFEDYIKNLDEFAKSALVETFNIGASHAATALSQMTGKEVNISVPNLRIMAIKNVPEVVGEDVKVAVYIELGKDFSSHAFFIADYDDALKMFDIMIGNPPGTTKEMDEMVKSSFMEMGNILISAFANALSEFLGITIEQSPPNLAIDFLPAILDVALADIGKYCDYTIILETKITISGVEFEEHFLLFPKPEDMKKILEKLMGGLA; this comes from the coding sequence ATGGCTGAAAACTTTGAGGATTACATTAAGAATTTAGACGAATTCGCAAAAAGTGCATTGGTTGAGACTTTCAACATAGGGGCCTCCCACGCTGCAACTGCATTAAGTCAAATGACTGGGAAAGAAGTCAATATCTCAGTTCCGAACCTAAGAATTATGGCCATAAAAAACGTTCCGGAGGTAGTAGGTGAGGACGTTAAGGTTGCGGTGTATATAGAACTTGGCAAGGACTTCAGTAGCCACGCCTTCTTCATAGCTGACTATGATGATGCCCTAAAGATGTTTGATATTATGATAGGTAATCCCCCAGGCACTACAAAGGAAATGGATGAAATGGTAAAATCTTCATTCATGGAGATGGGGAATATCTTAATCTCAGCTTTTGCCAATGCCCTTAGTGAATTCTTAGGGATTACGATTGAACAAAGCCCCCCTAACTTGGCAATAGACTTCCTCCCCGCTATTTTGGACGTTGCCTTGGCAGACATAGGGAAGTATTGCGACTACACGATAATCCTCGAAACTAAGATCACGATAAGTGGTGTGGAATTTGAGGAACATTTTCTCCTTTTCCCGAAGCCTGAGGATATGAAGAAGATCCTTGAGAAGCTGATGGGGGGATTGGCATGA
- a CDS encoding chemotaxis protein CheC, with translation MKKSEWYKDIFREASNIAISHALTALSQMIGGPIEMEPPEVEIVSRVEFLKRLAERGVSNGFTVMFDITEGLSGLTILQFPKQSALNISAVLLGMEPGSVTELDDMGKSAIMEVGNILISVYTDILSNLMGEPVSLSPPKPAESLYDIEKELGRPDLRDVESIIVFKSSFHKQDIGVESYFYIVPTPESFTKLVKKLESQVIEEVEKQ, from the coding sequence ATGAAGAAGAGCGAGTGGTATAAGGACATATTCAGGGAGGCCTCAAACATAGCGATCTCCCATGCCCTAACGGCATTATCACAGATGATTGGCGGGCCTATAGAAATGGAGCCTCCTGAAGTGGAGATAGTGTCAAGAGTTGAATTTCTCAAGAGATTAGCCGAGAGAGGTGTTTCAAACGGCTTCACAGTCATGTTCGATATTACTGAAGGTCTTTCAGGTTTAACAATCCTCCAATTCCCCAAGCAGAGTGCGCTAAACATAAGTGCCGTCCTATTGGGCATGGAACCTGGGAGTGTTACTGAGCTTGACGATATGGGCAAATCAGCAATAATGGAAGTTGGGAATATTTTGATATCTGTGTATACGGATATTCTTTCAAACCTTATGGGTGAACCAGTCTCCTTAAGCCCTCCAAAGCCTGCTGAGTCTCTTTATGATATAGAGAAGGAGTTGGGTAGGCCTGACCTTAGGGATGTTGAGAGTATTATAGTCTTCAAATCTAGCTTTCACAAGCAGGATATTGGCGTTGAGAGCTACTTCTACATTGTACCAACTCCAGAATCTTTCACTAAGCTCGTGAAAAAACTGGAAAGCCAAGTAATTGAAGAGGTTGAGAAACAATGA
- a CDS encoding methyl-accepting chemotaxis protein: MEFKKKIIGTVVIGMLLLAVISGILMVYNSKKAVKSAAEDILPIMQGFAQKEVIAQANSVSGQFDAFFEEIMALGRVAQGAVISSIDEMYSIYRVKFGDPGYERFLKAFLLKKFEVIQKAEPRVYYVYFGDINGNMYMYPEEELPEGYDPRVRPWYKQASEEGHAVFTDPYPDATTGKWVITYAIPIYQDGKLIGVVGLDVFIDTLVEAIKQSKVGKTGYAFILNEDGLTIAHPNEDYIMKLNVNDNPQLKPIAEFLKSGKEEGLVTYEWQGVKVIAAARKIKGPGWYVFVRVPEAEITGPIIEAISLMEKDLERSSFTTVIISVILAVAFVVVIYRIISSSLGPLVSLAYVAQALAEGRLSEVRERLAKIRYLENDEIGALIRAFEAVGKDMIGALQAISKRLERLAEGDLSNGLSVEVKGELREVIEDVKTVTKKLKETVGTLVEMTNELEKKANVLAQVANDVTEAISQVTEAIQQVSTEAQRQQETINEITEGVRLMSQVSEENVRAMDEFEAAVNEVVNIANEGSKKGDEALQRITDIQEMMNAIEESVSKVAEMSRNIEEITNVITNIAEQTNLLALNAAIEAARAGEAGRGFAVVAQEIRKLAEESKQAADNIKSIIDQITDEIREAVETTKKGVQVIGESSDTLRDSISYLGNIAELLQETSERMGNVKSQVLRTQEEIEKALRALENLAASAEETTASAEEVSSAMEEQTAAIEELRRASQDLKDIVERLRTVISKFKL; the protein is encoded by the coding sequence ATGGAATTCAAGAAGAAAATTATAGGAACCGTTGTTATAGGAATGCTTCTTTTAGCTGTGATATCGGGAATCTTGATGGTGTATAACTCAAAGAAGGCAGTGAAGAGCGCAGCTGAGGATATACTTCCAATAATGCAGGGGTTTGCACAAAAGGAAGTTATTGCGCAGGCTAACAGCGTTAGTGGACAGTTTGATGCATTCTTTGAGGAGATCATGGCCTTGGGCAGGGTGGCTCAGGGGGCAGTAATAAGCTCGATTGATGAGATGTACTCAATATATAGGGTGAAGTTCGGTGACCCAGGATATGAGCGCTTTCTCAAAGCGTTTCTACTAAAAAAGTTTGAAGTAATTCAGAAGGCTGAGCCTAGGGTGTACTATGTGTACTTTGGGGACATTAACGGCAACATGTATATGTATCCGGAGGAAGAGCTTCCTGAAGGGTATGACCCGAGGGTTAGACCTTGGTATAAGCAGGCAAGCGAGGAGGGACACGCTGTATTCACTGATCCTTATCCAGATGCAACAACTGGGAAATGGGTTATAACGTATGCTATTCCAATATACCAAGATGGCAAATTGATTGGAGTAGTTGGTCTAGATGTTTTCATCGACACCTTGGTAGAGGCAATAAAACAGTCTAAAGTTGGTAAGACTGGATACGCATTTATTCTTAATGAGGATGGTCTTACAATAGCGCATCCAAATGAAGATTACATAATGAAACTAAACGTAAACGATAACCCTCAACTGAAGCCAATAGCAGAGTTTCTTAAGAGTGGGAAGGAAGAAGGTCTTGTAACATACGAGTGGCAAGGAGTAAAAGTAATAGCAGCGGCTAGAAAAATAAAAGGGCCGGGCTGGTATGTATTTGTTAGAGTCCCGGAGGCAGAAATCACAGGGCCTATCATTGAGGCAATCTCTCTAATGGAGAAGGACTTGGAGAGGAGTTCGTTTACGACTGTTATAATATCAGTGATCCTTGCAGTAGCGTTTGTAGTGGTAATTTATAGGATCATTTCATCATCCCTAGGACCCTTAGTGAGCTTAGCTTATGTAGCTCAGGCATTGGCTGAGGGTAGGCTGAGTGAAGTCAGAGAAAGACTTGCCAAGATAAGGTATTTAGAGAATGACGAGATAGGGGCACTCATAAGGGCGTTTGAGGCCGTAGGTAAGGATATGATCGGTGCTTTGCAGGCGATAAGTAAGAGGCTTGAGAGATTAGCTGAGGGTGACTTGAGCAACGGTCTAAGTGTTGAAGTCAAGGGTGAACTGAGAGAGGTAATAGAGGACGTTAAGACTGTAACCAAGAAGCTCAAGGAGACCGTGGGTACTCTCGTTGAAATGACGAACGAGCTTGAGAAGAAGGCCAACGTTCTTGCCCAGGTAGCTAATGACGTTACCGAGGCTATTAGCCAAGTCACGGAGGCTATTCAGCAGGTCAGCACAGAGGCCCAGAGGCAACAGGAGACGATCAACGAGATTACAGAAGGTGTTAGGTTAATGTCCCAAGTTAGCGAAGAAAATGTCAGGGCAATGGATGAGTTCGAGGCAGCGGTTAATGAAGTTGTTAACATAGCCAACGAAGGAAGTAAGAAGGGTGATGAGGCATTACAGAGAATCACGGACATCCAGGAAATGATGAACGCCATAGAGGAATCAGTAAGTAAGGTTGCTGAGATGAGCAGGAACATTGAGGAGATCACTAACGTCATCACGAATATAGCAGAGCAGACTAACCTACTTGCATTGAACGCAGCAATTGAAGCTGCAAGAGCAGGAGAAGCTGGAAGGGGATTTGCAGTTGTTGCTCAAGAAATTAGAAAGCTTGCTGAGGAGAGCAAGCAGGCTGCTGATAACATTAAGAGCATAATTGACCAGATAACCGACGAAATAAGAGAGGCCGTTGAAACTACTAAGAAGGGAGTGCAGGTTATCGGAGAGTCATCCGATACTCTCAGGGATTCAATAAGCTATCTTGGAAACATAGCTGAGTTGCTTCAGGAGACGAGTGAAAGAATGGGTAACGTCAAGTCTCAGGTCCTCAGAACTCAAGAAGAAATTGAGAAGGCCCTTAGAGCGCTTGAGAACCTTGCTGCGAGTGCTGAAGAGACTACAGCTAGTGCTGAAGAAGTTAGTTCCGCAATGGAGGAGCAGACGGCTGCCATTGAAGAGCTGAGGAGGGCATCCCAGGATCTCAAGGATATCGTCGAGAGGTTAAGGACTGTTATATCTAAGTTTAAGCTTTAA
- a CDS encoding chemotaxis protein CheD, which produces MVQEIKVGIGDYAVGKGRGVISTYGLGSCVGITLYDRVTKVGGLLHALLPKASRYGGRGNPAKYVDTGLQLLLKDVLKLGASKFRLEAKLFGGAHMFENVRSEELKIGQKNVEVAKREIKRLGIRLVAEDTGGRGGRTIFLDLSTGKVRMRKVLEGKVIEKVY; this is translated from the coding sequence ATGGTGCAGGAGATCAAAGTGGGAATTGGGGATTATGCAGTAGGAAAAGGTAGAGGGGTAATAAGCACGTATGGGTTAGGCAGCTGTGTAGGTATTACCCTGTACGATAGAGTAACCAAGGTTGGTGGGTTGCTTCATGCTCTCCTTCCCAAGGCCTCCAGATATGGAGGGAGAGGTAATCCAGCGAAGTACGTCGATACAGGGTTACAATTGTTGTTAAAAGATGTCCTTAAGCTTGGGGCCTCAAAATTCAGACTTGAAGCCAAGCTCTTTGGAGGAGCTCATATGTTTGAGAACGTTAGGAGCGAGGAATTAAAGATCGGACAAAAGAACGTTGAAGTAGCAAAAAGAGAGATTAAGAGGCTTGGAATAAGACTTGTGGCTGAAGACACAGGAGGGAGGGGGGGTAGAACAATATTTCTTGATTTATCCACAGGAAAAGTTCGAATGAGAAAAGTTTTGGAGGGTAAAGTTATCGAGAAAGTCTACTAG
- a CDS encoding DUF257 family protein, whose protein sequence is MESMNELFNLLDNLNPGEVVVMKAESSSYGPEFFAILLKKYSELRGKELVIVDMLDTLHVLSEHLRIFGFKDAFSDIPVVKVGGTINIGKVIKRVGIAGEHILYVKRYREVLEDYLREKKKEIIVLVVGCERLMALLSKYNDFYQIIVEIQKSLGHENTIVIYIMDTSVTKRLPLDPLPELERIATTVVKAEPREGAGIFRVEKMPIVGIIKRTIEITTPTIMNLLLTLKQVRT, encoded by the coding sequence ATGGAGTCAATGAATGAGCTCTTTAATTTACTTGATAACCTTAATCCGGGAGAAGTAGTGGTTATGAAAGCAGAATCAAGCTCCTATGGCCCAGAATTCTTTGCAATATTGCTAAAGAAATATTCGGAGCTCAGAGGGAAGGAACTGGTTATAGTCGACATGCTTGACACGCTACACGTGCTGTCGGAGCACCTTAGGATATTTGGATTTAAGGATGCATTTAGTGATATCCCAGTTGTAAAAGTTGGAGGAACGATTAACATTGGAAAGGTAATAAAAAGGGTTGGCATAGCAGGAGAACATATACTCTACGTGAAGAGATATAGGGAAGTTCTTGAAGATTATCTAAGGGAGAAGAAAAAGGAAATTATCGTCTTAGTCGTGGGATGCGAAAGGTTAATGGCTCTCCTCTCGAAGTATAATGACTTTTATCAAATAATTGTGGAAATTCAGAAGTCATTAGGACACGAAAATACTATTGTGATATATATTATGGACACTAGTGTAACGAAAAGGCTACCGTTGGATCCACTCCCAGAACTAGAGAGAATAGCAACAACCGTCGTTAAAGCAGAGCCCAGGGAAGGGGCGGGTATCTTTAGGGTTGAGAAAATGCCTATAGTGGGGATAATAAAGAGGACTATAGAAATAACAACGCCCACGATAATGAACCTACTCCTCACATTGAAACAAGTCCGTACTTAA
- a CDS encoding CheF family chemotaxis protein yields MAIAETRVKVAIQSSWKSLRGVSWRDAIAQLDSDRLVIKYLRMGEVVGEDSFPFSALSDISVRIPDEVKLNPEKEHFGIKFYIPTRGEILLILTIEENLLIYDEKKFLDFIHKIFESLINGKPAMIQLARIVGGAINMESKWQKGWLRVVKVKSARTQKTERSVVVITEDKKPVSIFSDIEDIEVEEVDMDGRKVKAWKIRHYYINQSVTSYLYIPEKQTQLFVLRYLLKYNPGTMEFIMKIADDFPALKAEFQEFMERELRELEALDEMEKQILVALYSGIDPLELHQFLGVSEKEIEEIYDRMIDKGLLKIVMIRKVVDLTNEGRRLVNKLLKYGLVSM; encoded by the coding sequence ATGGCGATAGCAGAAACTAGAGTTAAAGTGGCTATTCAGTCATCTTGGAAGAGTTTGAGAGGGGTTAGTTGGAGAGATGCTATTGCTCAGCTGGACTCGGATAGATTAGTTATTAAGTACTTAAGGATGGGAGAGGTAGTTGGTGAGGATAGCTTTCCATTTTCGGCCCTAAGTGATATTAGCGTGAGAATTCCAGATGAAGTTAAACTGAACCCTGAGAAGGAGCATTTTGGAATAAAATTTTACATCCCAACGAGGGGTGAGATACTCCTCATACTGACGATAGAGGAGAATCTCCTGATATATGATGAGAAAAAGTTCCTTGACTTTATTCACAAGATATTTGAGAGTTTAATCAATGGAAAGCCCGCCATGATACAACTTGCGAGAATCGTTGGTGGAGCTATAAACATGGAATCTAAGTGGCAGAAAGGTTGGTTGAGGGTAGTTAAGGTAAAATCCGCGAGAACTCAAAAGACTGAGAGGAGTGTAGTAGTAATAACCGAGGATAAAAAACCTGTTTCAATATTCTCGGATATTGAAGACATAGAAGTAGAGGAAGTTGATATGGATGGTAGAAAGGTCAAGGCCTGGAAAATAAGGCACTACTATATAAATCAGAGTGTTACCTCCTACCTATATATCCCAGAAAAGCAGACCCAACTCTTCGTCCTGAGGTATTTATTAAAGTATAACCCAGGAACAATGGAGTTCATAATGAAAATAGCTGATGACTTCCCAGCTTTAAAAGCGGAGTTTCAGGAGTTCATGGAGAGGGAGTTAAGGGAGTTAGAGGCCCTGGACGAAATGGAGAAGCAGATACTTGTTGCATTGTACTCTGGTATAGATCCCCTTGAGCTACATCAATTCCTGGGTGTTAGTGAGAAGGAGATTGAGGAAATATATGACAGGATGATAGATAAGGGGCTCCTGAAAATTGTGATGATAAGGAAAGTGGTTGATTTAACTAATGAGGGAAGGAGGCTTGTGAATAAGTTGCTTAAGTACGGACTTGTTTCAATGTGA